In Leptodactylus fuscus isolate aLepFus1 chromosome 2, aLepFus1.hap2, whole genome shotgun sequence, one genomic interval encodes:
- the CDC16 gene encoding cell division cycle protein 16 homolog: MNLDRLRKRVRQYIEQQQYQSALFWADKVASLSHEEPQDIYWLAQCLYLTAQYHRASHALRSRKLDKAYEACRYLAARCHYAAKEYQQALDILDMEEPISKKLFEKNSKDDKIIKDGSAEWQISQSSIKSSICLLRGKIYDALDNRTLATYSYKEALKFDVYCFEAFDLLTAHHMLTAQEEKELLDSLPLSKKCPEDQELLRFLFENKLKKYNKPSETVIPESVDGLQDNLDVVVSLAERHYYNCDFKMCYKLTSAVMEKDPFHANCLPVHIGTLVELNKANELFYLSHKLVDLYPNNPVSWFAVGCYYLMVGHKNEHARRYLSKATTLERSYGPAWIAYGHSFAVESEHDQAMAAYFTAAQLMKGCHLPMLYIGLEYGLTNNSKLAERFFSQALSIAPEDPFVMHEVGVVAFQNGDWKTAEKWFLEALEKIRAIGNEVTVDKWEPLLNNLGHVRRKLKKYEDALEYHRQALVLIPQNASTYSAIGYIHSLMGNFESAIDYFHTALGLRRDDTFSVTMLGHCIEMYIGDSEAYIGTEIKDKLRCYDFDVHTMKTLKNIISPPWEEREFDLERQSLDESGIMALETSHLLPKASDARSPVEEALEIEMNESDMMLETSMSDHSS; this comes from the exons ATGAATTTAGATCGTTTAAGGAAGAGAGTGCGGCAGTATATAGAGCAG CAACAGTACCAGAGTGCCTTGTTTTGGGCAGATAAGGTTGCTTCATTATCACACG AGGAACCACAAGATATTTACTGGCTTGCACAATGTCTGTATCTGACTGCTCAGTATCACAGAGCTTCACATGCCCTCAGGTCAAGAAAACTGGACAAG GCGTACGAGGCATGTCGTTACCTTGCTGCTCGATGTCAT TATGCTGCAAAGGAGTACCAGCAAGCTCTAGATATTTTGGATATGGAGGAGCCAATTAGTAAAAAGCTGTTTGAGAAGAATTCAAAGGATGACAAAATAATCAAAGATGGTTCTGCAGAATGGCAAATATCACAGTCCTCG ATCAAAAGTTCAATTTGCCTTTTACGTGGAAAGATCTATGATGCTCTGGATAACCGGACCCTGGCAACTTATAGCTACAAAGAGGCCTTGAAGTTTGATGTTTACTGCTTTGAAGCATTTGACCTATTAACGGCACACCATATGCTGACAGCCCAAGAAG AGAAAGAACTTCTTGATTCTCTACCTCTTAGTAAGAAATGTCCAGAAGATCAAGAACTCCTCCGTTTTCTCTTTGAGAACAAGCTGAAAAAG tacaACAAGCCCAGTGAAACAGTGATACCGGAATCTGTAGATGGTCTTCAGGATAATCTAGATGTGGTAGTTTCATTAGCAGAAAGACATTACTACAATTGTGACTTCAAGATGTGCTATAAACTTACGTCTGC ggtAATGGAAAAAGATCCCTTCCATGCAAATTGTTTACCTGTACATATAGGCACTTTAGTAGAGCTGAACAAAGCCAATG AACTTTTCTATCTTTCTCACAAGTTGGTTGATTTATACCCTAATAATCCT gtttcctgGTTTGCTGTAGGGTGCTATTATCTCATGGTTGGGCATAAAAATGAACATGCCAGGCGGTATCTAAG CAAAGCTACCACGTTGGAGAGAAGCTATGGTCCTGCATGGATTGCTTATGGTCACTCGTTTGCAGTGGAGAGTGAGCATGACCAGGCGATGGCTGCTTACTTCACAGCCGCACAACTGATGAAAGG ATGTCATTTGCCCATGTTGTATATTGGACTGGAGTATGGGCTTACTAATAATTCAAAGTTAGCGGAAAGATTTTTCAGCCAAGCATTGAGTATTGCACCAGAAGATCCCTTTGTAATGCATGAAGTTGGTGTGGTGGCATTTCAGAATGGAGA CTGGAAAACTGCTGAGAAATGGTTCCTGGAAGCACTGGAAAAAATCAGAGCAATTGGCAATGAG GTGACAGTTGATAAATGGGAACCTTTGCTGAACAACTTGGGCCATGTCCGACGAAAACTCAA AAAGTATGAAGATGCATTGGAATATCATCGCCAGGCCTTGGTCCTGATACCACAAAATGCATCCACCTACTCTGCCATTGGATACATACATAGTTTAATGGGAAACTTTGAAAGTGCGATTGACTACTTTCACACG GCACTTGGTCTAAGAAGAGATGATACATTTTCTGTTACAATGCTTGGACATTGCATAGAAATGTATATTGGAGATTCAGAGGCATACATTG GAACAGAGATTAAAGACAAGTTAAGATGTTATGACTTTGACGTCCATACCATGAAAACCTTGAAGAACATCATTTCACCTCCTTGGGAAGAAAGGGAATTTGATCTTGAGCGGCAGTCCCTTGATGAAAGTGGTATCATGGCCTTGGAGACATCTCACCTGCTCCCTAAAGCATCTGATGCCAGATCACCAGTGGAAGAAGCTCTAGAGATCGAGATGAATGAAAGTGATATGATGCTAGAGACTTCaatgtctgaccacagctcatga